The window AAAAGTCCTTTAAACGGAGAGTTTTTTATCCGTGCCCATGATCTTTTGTTCGAACAGGGAATATCTGATGTCGAGGTTGTAATTCAGGATTGGATTGACGTGCCCTGTTTTTTTTCGACCTCAGAAAAAAGTCACCTCCCTTTCGATATTTTTGCTGCCAGTTTTTACCTTTTGAGCAGGTATGAAGAGTATCTTCCGCATGTAAAGGATGAGCACGGACGCTATCCGGCGGAGGAGAGTCTGGCCTATAAGCATAAGTTTCTGGAATTACCTGTAGTAGATCTGTGGATCGGGAAGCTTAAACATATATTAGAGACGTATTATCCGTCCTATCAGTTTAAAAAGAAAGAATTTAAAAGCATTCCGGTAATAGATGTTCCCGTGCTTTATAATTACAGAAAGAAAGGAATCATCAGAACCATTGCTTCAACAATTTTAGATCTGGCCTATTTTAACCTGAAAGATGTTTTTGAACGTTTTCAGGTCTTATTGGGATTAAAAAGAGATCCTTTCGATAATTTTGATGAACTGATCAGACTTCATAAAGAAAATAGTATAGATGCCATTTACTTTTTTCTGATGGGAGATTATTCTGCTTATGATAAGAATATATCGGTCAATAATCCCAGTTTCAGGGGGTTGGTAAAATCGGTGGCCGATTACAGTATTGTTTCATTAATGGCTTCTTATGAGGCTTTTGATAATGTAGAATTATTAAAGAAGGAGAGAAAGCGACTTATAGATTTTGTCAATAGACCGGTGAAAAAGGCTCGGTGGAGGTTTAACAGGTTGAATATTCCCGAAAGCTACAGGACGATGACAACTGCGGAATTTAATGAAGATTATACAATGGGGTATTCAGCTCATATAGGCTTCAGAGCAGGAACCTGTACACCTTTTAATTTTTACGATATCAGTTTTGAAGAGCAGTTACCGATAAAAGTTGTGCCGTTTTGTGCTTCTTACATACTGATACAAAATGCAGTGAACTTCCAGCAAATAAAAAGAAAACTAATGTCGTTGCAGGAATCCGTTAAAAAGGTAGAGGGGACGTTTGTAGTTATATTCTCTAATGAAGTTTTAAATTTTGAAACCAGAAAACAACTTTGGGAA of the Zhouia spongiae genome contains:
- a CDS encoding polysaccharide deacetylase family protein; the protein is MLLVDYRTTEDAEEFLAFIGPKINYSKSPLNGEFFIRAHDLLFEQGISDVEVVIQDWIDVPCFFSTSEKSHLPFDIFAASFYLLSRYEEYLPHVKDEHGRYPAEESLAYKHKFLELPVVDLWIGKLKHILETYYPSYQFKKKEFKSIPVIDVPVLYNYRKKGIIRTIASTILDLAYFNLKDVFERFQVLLGLKRDPFDNFDELIRLHKENSIDAIYFFLMGDYSAYDKNISVNNPSFRGLVKSVADYSIVSLMASYEAFDNVELLKKERKRLIDFVNRPVKKARWRFNRLNIPESYRTMTTAEFNEDYTMGYSAHIGFRAGTCTPFNFYDISFEEQLPIKVVPFCASYILIQNAVNFQQIKRKLMSLQESVKKVEGTFVVIFSNEVLNFETRKQLWELYREMFSEKE